In Eubalaena glacialis isolate mEubGla1 chromosome 3, mEubGla1.1.hap2.+ XY, whole genome shotgun sequence, the following are encoded in one genomic region:
- the CTTNBP2NL gene encoding CTTNBP2 N-terminal-like protein isoform X2, which produces MNLEKLSKPELLTLFSILEGELEARDLVIEALKAQHRDTFIEERYGKYNISDPLMALQRDFETLKEKNDGEKQPVCTNPLSILKVVMKQCKNMQERMLSQLAAAESRHRKVILDLEEERQRHAQDTAEGDDVTYMLEKERERLTQQLEFEKSQVKKFEKEQKKLSSQLEEERSRHKQLSSMLVRECKKATNKAAEEGQKAGELSLKLEKEKSRVSKLEEELAAERKRSLQTEAQVEKQLSEFDIEREQLRAKLNREENRTRTLKEEMESLKKIVKDLEALHQQSSPGEQGKKPVTLSKGTATEPPVLVSVFCQTESFQAERTHGSSTAKVTATGLPTATGLPGPTTPAYSYAKTNGHFDPEMQTTKELITGSSVENQAPPREKPVGLAQEKAVENGGCPVGIETPVPAPGHLPSSGSSLSPSSTASSSLTSSPCSSPVLTKRLLGSSASSPGYQSSYQVGINQRFHAARHKFQSQADQDQQASGLQSPPSRDLSPTLIDNSAAKQLARNTVTQVLSRFTSQQGPIKPVSPNSSPFGTDYRNLANTASPRGDSSHSPTPGKVSSPLSPLSPGIKSPTIPRAERGNPPPIPPKKPGLTPSPSAATPPSKPHPQASSLTTTEDLASSCSSNAVVANGKDVEILLPTSS; this is translated from the exons GCCCAACACAGAGATACTTTCATTGAAGAACGCTATGGAAAATACAACATCAGTGATCCTTTAATGGCACTCCAGAGAGACTTTGAAACACTGAAGGAGAAGAACGATGGCGAGAAGCAGCCAGTCTGCACAAACCCGCTGTCGATCCTTAAGGTGGTGATGAAGCAGTGCAAGAACATGCAGGAGCGCATGCTATCGCAGCTGGCTGCCGCCGAGAGCAGGCACCGCAAG GTAATCCTAGACCTTGAGGAAGAAAGGCAAAGGCATGCACAGGACACAGCTGAAGGAGATGATGTCACCTACAtgctggagaaggagagagagcggCTGACTCAACAG TTGGAATTTGAAAAGTCCCaagtgaaaaagtttgaaaaagagCAGAAGAAGCTCTCCAGTCAGCTGGAAGAGGAGCGCTCCCGCCACAAGCAGCTCTCCTCCATGCTGGTGCGCGAGTGCAAGAAGGCCACCAACAAGGCCGCCGAGGAGGGCCAGAAGGCGGGAGAGCTGAGCCTGAAACTAGAGAAGGAGAAGAGTCGGGTGAGCAAGCTGGAGGAAGAGCTGGCTGCTGAGAGGAAGCGGAGCTTGCAGACGGAGGCCCAGGTGGAGAAGCAGTTGTCTGAGTTTGACATTGAAAGGGAACAACTGAGAGCGAAGCTGAACCGAGAAGAGAACCGGACCAGAACTCTGAAAGAAGAGATGGAGAGTTTGAAGAAGATAGTGAAGGACCTAGAGGCTTTGCACCAGCAAAGTAGCCCCGGGGAGCAAGGGAAGAAACCAGTAACCCTGTCTAAAGGCACGGCAACTGAGCCGCCCGTGCTAGTGTCCGTATTTTGCCAAACGGAGAGTTTTCAGGCAGAAAGAACCCATGGGAGCAGCACGGCCAAGGTAACAGCCACAGGGCTGCCAACAGCCACAGGGCTGCCTGGTCCCACCACTCCTGCTTACTCTTATGCAAAAACCAATGGACATTTTGACCCAGAAATGCAAACTACCAAGGAGCTGATTACAGGCAGCAGTGTAGAAAACCAAGCGCCTCCACGAGAGAAGCCTGTGGGATTGGCCCAAGAGAAAGCAGTAGAGAATGGTGGGTGTCCTGTGGGAATAGAGACTCCAGTCCCAGCGCCTGGTCACCTCCCTTCCAGTGGGAGCTCACTGTCCCCCAGCAGCActgcctcttcctctctcacATCCTCTCCTTGCTCTTCACCAGTACTAACCAAGCGCTTATTGGGGTCATCAGCTAGCAGCCCTGGCTACCAGTCATCCTACCAAGTAGGGATCAACCAGCGGTTCCATGCAGCTCGGCACAAATTTCAGTCCCAAGCAGATCAGGACCAACAAGCTAGTGGTCTACAGAGCCCTCCATCCAGGGATCTATCCCCAACCCTCATAGACAACTCTGCCGCCAAGCAGCTGGCCCGAAACACAGTCACCCAGGTGCTCTCCAGATTCACTAGCCAACAAGGACCAATCAAGCCCGTGTCTCCCAACAGCTCTCCCTTTGGCACAGACTATCGAAATCTGGCCAACACGGCCAGCCCAAGAGGTGACAGCAGCCATTCACCTACTCCAGGGAAAGTGTCTAGTCCTCTGAGCCCCCTGTCTCCAGGGATCAAGTCCCCTACCATCCCCAGAGCTGAGAGAGGAAACCCTCCACCCATCCCACCCAAGAAACCTGGCCTCACTCCTTCTCCATCTGCTGCCACTCCACCGAGCAAACCTCATCCCCAGGCATCCTCTTTGACCACCACAGAAGACCTTGCCAGCAGCTGCTCTTCTAATGCTGTCGTAGCCAATGGCAAGGACGTTGAGATACTTTTGCCTACCAGTAGCTAG